From a single Brassica napus cultivar Da-Ae chromosome C9, Da-Ae, whole genome shotgun sequence genomic region:
- the LOC106417366 gene encoding terminal nucleotidyltransferase 4B — MESEAPAFVYDALPPLSLSDWNQSPATHDESHNYSVYRNEISDLTENTTPVESDTVDFFSLDVDAGENENGEEFVTPVVASKKSRKRRKDKEAEEPRLETNWFNENSCSKIPMLQLHKEIVDFSEFLLPTLDEKAQRDAAMDSVRSVIQYIWPDCKVEVFGSYKTGLYLPTSDIDVVILESGITNPQLGLKALSRALSQRGIAKNILVIAKARVPIIKFVEKKSSISFDLSFDMENGPKAAEFIQDAVVKLPPLRPLCLILKVFLQQRELNEVYSGGIGSYALLAMLIAFLKYLKDGRSPPEHNLGVLLVKFFDFYGRKLNTADVGVSCKKGGSFFSKSNKGFLNPARPGLISIEDPQTPENDIGKSSFNYFQIRSAFSMALSTLTNTKAILALGPNRSILGTIIRPDRILLERKGGKNGDVTFNSLLPGAGEPLPMSANGKSNGGLFCNWQLEEDEEGSFPRGDAANGDNTPVLVDTPGKVTTKESSRKKKSKSKKKKMVDDDDGEEEEPSSKKRRRKNKF; from the exons ATGGAGTCTGAAGCTCCAGCTTTCGTATACGACGCTCTTCCTCCACTTAGCCTCTCAGATTGGAATCAGTCTCCAGCTACGCACGACGAATCTCACAACTATTCTGTTTACCGCAACGAGATCTCTGATCTAACCGAAAACACAACGCCGGTGGAATCAGACACGGTTGATTTCTTCTCACTGGACGTCGACGCCGGGGAGAATGAGAACGGCGAAGAATTTGTTACGCCGGTTGTGGCCTCGAAGAAGAGCAGAAAGAGGAGGAAAGACAAAGAAGCTGAAGAGCCCAGATTAGAGACTAACTGGTTTAACGAGAACAGCTGTTCCAAGATCCCAATGCTTCAACTGCATAAAG AGATAGTTGATTTCAGCGAGTTTCTCTTACCAACTCTAGATGAGAAAGCGCAGCGTGATGCAGCAATGGATAGTGTTAGAAGCGTTATTCAATATATCTGGCCTGATTGCAAG GTAGAAGTTTTTGGATCATACAAGACAGGGCTTTATCTTCCAACAAGTGATATCGAT GTGGTCATTTTGGAGTCGGGTATCACAAATCCTCAACTAGGTCTGAAAGCACTCTCCAGAGCATTGTCACAAAGGGGGATTGCAAAGAATATTCTG GTGATTGCTAAGGCTCGTGTACCAATTATCAAGTTCGTCGAAAAGAAAAGCAGTATTTCATTTGATCTAAG TTTTGATATGGAGAATGGACCAAAGGCAGCTGAGTTTATACAG GATGCTGTAGTCAAGTTGCCTCCTTTACGACCATTGTGTCTAATTCTGAAAGTATTTCTACAGCAGAGAGAACTCAATGAG GTGTACAGTGGTGGAATTGGTTCATATGCTCTTCTAGCAATGCTCATCGCTTTTCTCAAG TACCTCAAAGATGGTCGAAGCCCACCAGAGCATAACTTGGGAGTTCTCTTG GTTAAGTTCTTCGACTTTTATGGGCGAAAATTAAACACCGCAGATGTGGGTGTATCTTGCAAGAAGGGAGGTTCTTTCTTTTCAAAGTCCAACAAAGG TTTCCTGAACCCAGCCCGGCCAGGGCTCATCTCTATCGAGGATCCACAG ACACCAGAGAATGACATTGGCAAGAGCTCATTCAACTACTTTCAG ATTCGATCAGCATTTTCAATGGCCTTGTCTACTTTAACAAACACGAAAGCTATTCTAGCATTAGGACCGAACCGAAGCATTCTCGGCACAATAATCAGACCAGACCGGATTCTGTTAGAGCGCAAAGGTGGGAAAAACGGGGACGTCACTTTCAACAGCTTGCTTCCCGGAGCTGGAGAGCCATTGCCAATGTCGGCTAACGGCAAAAGCAATGGTGGGCTTTTCTGCAACTGGCAACTCGAAGAAGACGAGGAAGGCTCGTTTCCAAGAGGGGATGCTGCGAACGGAGACAATACTCCTGTGCTAGTTGACACTCCTGGTAAGGTTACTACGAAAGAGTCTTCCCGGAAGAAGAAGAGtaagagcaagaagaagaagatggtggatgatgatgatggtgaagaagaagaaccgaGTTCGAAGAAAAGAAGACGGAAGAATAAGTTTTGA
- the LOC106418720 gene encoding vicilin-like seed storage protein At2g18540 has translation MGRDRDDSPPEKAKGDVEDKDYRRKSSRRRIEKKSVEEEEDVNRRESRRKSKDGRDSDSGSGLESGSDSESEKEERRRSRKSRGKKKSDRRSRSRRSRRRYDDSSSSSESESESEYSSDYSDSESESESEDERRRRKRREREERDRKRRRREKEKKKRRKEKGVDGDSKKKKKKRKKEKKSEKAKKGAVTESWGKYGVIRETDMWNKRPEFTAWLLEVKEVNLESLPPWEEKKMFKDFMEDHNTGTFTSKKYYDIDGYYRRKLEKEMKKGLKKAGKSERTVFNDEEQRRLEMQEAREKQKEEEVLALKRSMEGGMAQAMKEQARLKEEMVYLYKIGDMEGAAAIQRRLDPDVPM, from the exons ATGGGAAGAGACCGCGACGATTCTCCGCCGGAGAAAGCGAAAGGCGACGTCGAGGATAAAGACTACAGAAGAAAATCATCCCGGAGACGTATCGAAAAAAAGTccgtcgaagaagaagaagatgtgaatcGCCGTGAGTCGAGGAGGAAATCAAAAGACGGCAGAGACTCCGATTCTGGTTCGGGATTGGAAAGCGGTAGCGACTCCGAATCGGAGAAGGAAGAGAGACGTAGAAGTAGAAAGTCGAGAGGGAAAAAGAAATCAGATCGGAGATCTCGTAGTAGACGAAGCAGGAGACGCTACGATGATTCCAGTAGTAGCTCGGAATCAGAATCTGAGTCGGAGTATTCGTCTGATTATTCTGATTCTGAGAGTGAGAGTGAGAGTGAGGATGAGCggaggagaaggaagagaagGGAGAGGGaggagagagataggaagagaaggaggagagagaaagagaagaagaagagaaggaaggaGAAAGGAGTTGATGGAGatagcaagaagaagaagaagaagcggaagaaagagaagaagtctGAGAAGGCCAAGAAAGGAGCTGTCACTGAATCTTGGGGGAAGTATGGAGTCATCAGAGAGACTGATATGTG GAATAAACGACCAGAGTTCACAGCATGGCTGCTTGAAGTAAAAGAG GTCAACTTGGAAAGCTTGCCACCatgggaagagaagaaaatgtTTAAAGA TTTCatggaggatcacaatactggtACATTTACCTCCAAGAA ATACTATGACATTGATGGTTACTATAGAcgtaagttggagaaagagatgaagaagGGTTTGAAGAAAGCTGGGAAGAGTGAACGGACTGTGTTCAATGACGAGGAGCAACGCCG GCTAGAGATGCAGGAAGCACGGGAGAAgcagaaggaagaagaagttttAGCTCTAAAGCGATCAATGGAAGGCGGAATG GCGCAAGCTATGAAGGAACAAGCTCGGCTAAAGGAAGAAATGGTCTATTTATACAAGATTGGGGACATGGAG GGTGCAGCTGCTATTCAGAGAAGGTTGGATCCAGATGTTCCTATGTAA